The genomic stretch attgaacgagtgtaactcgtggtgtaactcttcgggtgtaatttgatccctcctcctcatatatatatatatatatatatatatatatatatatatatatatatatatatatatatatatatatatatatatatatatatatatatatatatatatatatatatatatatatatatatatataattgagttGACTTATGAATATAACGAGTCAGATTATAGATAGTTCAACTTCAATTTATTTAGTTaacaaacttaattttttttttcatattcatcTCAGttggtttatgaatgaaatgcaataaTTTGGTTgtgaaatcaaattttaaattgaGACAATTTCTCATCCCATCCCATGAGTCTCTTATGCACAATCGAATTGGCAAAAATGCTTTCGTAGATTCATCTCCAGAagcaccttttttttttgtttaacattgttttgtttcgtagatgcacatacgaaattttccaaagatgcatcTACAAAAGCCTTAAAACATAGCAAATCTTCCAATTAAATGCGAAAATTCCAAATTAACTtcccaattaattgaaaaaatcccaaattaattaagttcatggCATATACGAAAGCCTGAgatttcccaattaattgggaaaatcccaaattaTGTTACAAATTAATTGTGAAAATCTATGAAACATTTTGATTTTCCGAATTAATTGGTAAAATCCCAAGTTACACTATGTTTTAATGCTTCCGTAGTTGCATATAcggaaaaacacaatttttaaaaaaaaattgcttccatggagatacatctacggaaactgaggatattttttgaattttacgCGGTGTATGAGAGAGTCATGAGGTATGTTTTAATGCTTCCGTAGCTGCATCTAcagaaaaaaccaattttttttaaaaagtgctTCCATGGAGATACATCTACAGAAAAACTAGGgacattttttgaatttcgcgcgGTGTATGAAAGAGTCATGAAATGTATTGAGAAATCGTCTAAATTGATTCAACAATACTGAGCCCTACATCCTACTACCATGTTGATCTTATCAAAATTTCACCTAATGccaatttcattttaatttcgaAAATAAAAAAGACATGTGAATGCATGTCCGCGTGCAAATTGTGAGAAACTAACTAAGCTTTCAagcttaattgattaaaattcatATATGCATGATGAAAGTAAAACAAAATTCTTCACACAATTTactttctttttccttttaactcaaacaaataaaccctaattcaatTATAATCCAACTCAATTATTAAAGTTCTTACACAAACACCCCTACCCTTCCAATCTCAAAAAATCCCCATTGAAAACAAACTCACGTAAACAACAATAATTCCAAAGCTTGTGTACATTGATGGCAAAATGAAATCGCCACCCGATTTTATATTCGAAAGAGAAGGAGATGGTGCTATTGTTTGGTCTTCTTGAACGTTCACGGCAACTTTCATTCCATGAAAACAATAACCTCCACTGCTGATAAAATAATATGTCTTTGCTTCTATCAACTGAACTACATCGCGACCGCCTCGTGTCACGTTCTTTATGAAGTTTGTGTCTATGCAATTTTCATAAGACGTCTGATTCACTTCCAAGACATTGTAGTATCTTTTGTCAAACACAAAAACTACACACCAAACAAATGATTATTTTCTTAAACAtgtaacaaaaacaacaacaaatcaaACCTTTTTTAATGTTACTATAAGAATCAAACATGATTATACTAGATTATTTAAATTAAAGCTCCTTTTATGAAATTCC from Vicia villosa cultivar HV-30 ecotype Madison, WI linkage group LG4, Vvil1.0, whole genome shotgun sequence encodes the following:
- the LOC131598862 gene encoding early nodulin-like protein 20 translates to MENSKVILMVILGMLSLWPMVVMGSPKLHKVGGSKGWNEKTNYTQWSSQQHVYVGDWLIFVFDKRYYNVLEVNQTSYENCIDTNFIKNVTRGGRDVVQLIEAKTYYFISSGGYCFHGMKVAVNVQEDQTIAPSPSLSNIKSGGDFILPSMYTSFGIIVVYVSLFSMGIF